The Misgurnus anguillicaudatus chromosome 21, ASM2758022v2, whole genome shotgun sequence genome includes a window with the following:
- the lrp10 gene encoding uncharacterized protein lrp10, with product MSVSYGLCVLGLLVLSVPSTLELASSNARCDHSLKILETRQGKIHNSALQTWSPRPIDCSWLITSPVGNRVVFSFSQFYMKCGREWLSVASLTERPVKLCGIHLPAPFELTGGNITVTHHFYPHFYPVSEFKLSYIKDSGPCYPGEFECYSERCLPASWHCNGQVECLGEGDNLGSDEDGCDESGSEHHTDFVNQIPFIDTTTNTIPVPLFNTDAPPPKGPDFSLLPHGGPCGGYLDAFYGSFTPPVLTGKTLECVWTVDPHDSRPLKLELQQLYLDRNDTIIITDRPYGTGNIIKTINNMSNNKAVEVESHTGLLSLIYRTPSASKGWGFNATYRIKDYCFPWEGLCGGSMGGCYTQKQRCDGHWDCPETGLDEEACGGCPAGHFLCGAGNLQKAGHQMIRSVCFSINERCNYQLNCADGSDERECTICQHGTFHCDSDRCVFESWRCDGQVDCKDGTDELNCTVTLPRKVINHIPFIDTTTNTIPVPLFNTDAPPPKGPDFSLLPHGGPCGGYLDAFYGSFTPPVLTGKTLECVWTVDPHDLRPLKLELQQLYLDRNDTIIITDRPYGTGNIIKSINNMSNNKAVEVESHTGLLSLIYRTPSASKGWGFNATYRIKDYCFPWEGLCGGSMGGCYTQKQRCDGHWDCPETGLDEEACGGCPAGHFLCGAGNLQKAGHQMIRSVCFSINERCNYQLNCADGSDERECTICQHGTFHCDSDRCVFESWRCDGQVDCKDGTDELNCTVTLPRKVITAATVGSLVCGLLLVIAMGCTCKLYSLRNREYSMFAPITRQEAELIQQQAPPSYGQLIAQGIIPPVEDFPTENPNEAASLSLRGILQLLRQDNSSSPRRRRRPRFVRRAVRRLRRWGLIPRPAPRSTHTTATASQQTEDTTGSEPSHSSPGVSSLATEVAIQPLPQKLCLSQQTETPQQQAEAPPPLPPPINTHETLPVSVPPSSPSLALFFQTLGRGISRFRPSSSPTFHPLSASPSFSSSSLEDEVLLIPLSDDTTSEDDVPLLT from the exons ctcGTTGTGACCATTCACTCAAAATACTAGAAACTAGACAAGGAAAGATTCATAACTCTGCCCTTCAAACCTGGTCACCCCGTCCGATCGACTGCAGTTGGCTGATAACATCACCAGTTGGGAACCGCGTAGTCTTCAG TTTTTCCCAGTTTTACATGAAGTGTGGGCGCGAGTGGTTGTCCGTGGCTTCTCTAACTGAAAGACCCGTTAAACTCTGCGGCATCCATCTGCCAGCACCATTCGAGTTGACCGGAGGAAACATAACAGTGACGCACCACTTCTACCCTCATTTTTACCCAGTATCAGAGTTTAAACTTTCTTATATTAAAG ACTCGGGTCCTTGTTATCCAGGCGAGTTTGAATGTTACAGTGAACGTTGTCTTCCTGCATCATGGCATTGTAACGGGCAGGTCGAATGCCTTGGAGAAGGGGATAACCTTGGCTCTGACGAGGATGGATGCGATGAGAGCGGCTCTGAACATCACACAGACTTTGTAAATCAAATTCCTTTTATCGATACCACCACCAACACCATACCAGTCCCGTTATTCAACACCGATGCGCCACCACCTAAAGGACCAGACTTTTCCTTGTTGCCCCACGGAGGTCCATGTGGGGGTTACTTGGATGCATTTTACGGGTCGTTTACTCCCCCTGTGCTAACAGGAAAAACGTTGGAGTGTGTGTGGACGGTTGACCCCCATGATTCACGACCACTCAAATTAGAGCTTCAGCAACTGTATCTCGATCGTAATGACACGATTATAATCACGGACCGGCCTTATGGCACTGGCAACATCATTAAAACG ATCAACAATATGTCCAATAACAAAGCAGTAGAGGTGGAATCCCACACTGGTTTGCTTTCCCTGATCTACCGTACACCATCTGCCTCGAAAGGGTGGGGCTTCAATGCAACCTACAGAATCAAAGATTACTGTTTTCCGTGGGAGGGGCTTTGCGGAGGATCGATGGGAGGCTGTTACACCCAGAAGCAGCGTTGCGATGGGCACTGGGACTGTCCTGAAACGGGCCTGGATGAGGAGGCGTGCGGCGGCTGCCCGGCTGGGCACTTCCTTTGCGGGGCGGGTAACTTGCAGAAAGCAGGCCACCAAATGATCCGTTCGGTCTGCTTTTCCATTAATGAGCGCTGCAATTACCAACTTAACTGTGCAGATGGAAGTGATGAGAGGGAATGTACCATTTGTCAACATGGGACATTTCACTGTGACAGTGACAG GTGTGTGTTTGAGAGCTGGCGCTGTGACGGGCAAGTGGACTGTAAGGATGGTACGGATGAGCTTAACTGCACTGTGACTCTGCCCCGGAAAGTCATAAACCACATCCCTTTTATCGATACCACCACCAACACCATACCAGTCCCGTTATTCAACACCGATGCGCCACCACCTAAAGGACCAGACTTTTCTTTGTTGCCCCACGGAGGTCCATGTGGGGGTTACTTGGATGCATTTTACGGGTCGTTTACTCCCCCTGTGCTAACAGGAAAAACGTTGGAGTGTGTGTGGACGGTTGACCCCCATGATTTACGACCACTCAAATTAGAGCTTCAGCAACTGTATCTCGATCGTAATGACACGATTATAATCACGGACCGGCCTTATGGCACTGGCAACATCATTAAAAGT ATCAACAATATGTCCAATAACAAAGCAGTAGAGGTGGAATCCCACACTGGTTTGCTTTCCCTGATCTACCGTACACCATCTGCCTCGAAAGGGTGGGGCTTCAATGCAACCTACAGAATCAAAGATTACTGTTTTCCGTGGGAGGGGCTTTGCGGAGGATCGATGGGAGGCTGTTACACCCAGAAGCAGCGTTGCGATGGGCACTGGGACTGTCCTGAAACGGGCCTGGATGAGGAGGCGTGCGGCGGCTGCCCGGCTGGGCACTTCCTTTGCGGAGCGGGTAACTTGCAGAAAGCAGGCCACCAAATGATCCGTTCGGTCTGCTTTTCCATTAATGAGCGCTGCAATTACCAACTTAACTGTGCAGATGGAAGTGATGAGAGGGAATGTACCATTTGTCAACATGGGACATTTCACTGTGACAGTGACAG GTGTGTGTTTGAGAGCTGGCGCTGTGACGGGCAAGTGGACTGTAAGGATGGTACGGATGAGCTTAACTGCACTGTGACTCTGCCCCGGAAAGTCATAACTGCGGCCACGGTTGGAAGCTTAGTTTGCGGACTTCTGCTAGTCATCGCAATGGGTTGCACTTGCAAACTGTACTCACTGCGCAATCGAGAGTACAG CATGTTTGCACCAATCACACGGCAGGAAGCCGAACTGATTCAGCAGCAGGCCCCACCCTCTTATGGTCAACTGATCGCTCAGGGCATCATTCCACCAGTGGAAGACTTCCCTACTGAGAACCCCAATGAG gCTGCCTCGCTCTCTCTGAGGGGAATACTACAGCTTCTCAGGCAGGACAATTCTTCCTCTCCACGGCGAAGACGCAGGCCCCGGTTTGTACGCAGAGCAGTCCGTCGCCTGCGAAGGTGGGGCTTGATTCCCCGCCCTGCCCCCAGATCGACACACACCACAGCCACTGCCTCTCAACAGACAGAGGATACTACAGGCTCTGAGCCCAGTCACTCAAGTCCTGGAGTCTCCTCATTGGCTACAGAAGTGGCAATTCAGCCCTTGCCTCAAAAACTCTGTTTATCCCAACAGACAGAaacgccacagcagcaagccgAGGCCCCTCCTCCTCTGCCGCCTCCTATTAATACTCATGAAACACTGCCTGTTTCTGTTCCCCCGAGCAGCCCATCTTTGGCGTTATTCTTCCAAACACTGGGCCGGGGCATCTCCCGTTTTAGACCGTCCTCTTCCCCTACCTTTCATCCTCTATCTGCATCGCCCTCTTTTTCCTCCTCTTCCTTGGAAGATGAAGTGCTGCTGATCCCGCTCTCGGATGACACGACCTCTGAGGATGATGTGCCCTTGCTGACTTAA